One window of the Anopheles cruzii chromosome 2, idAnoCruzAS_RS32_06, whole genome shotgun sequence genome contains the following:
- the LOC128278236 gene encoding DIS3-like exonuclease 2 → MQKNTAKQILPETETRVRTSKSIEMDELPHEHQLLLTLYMLSSAARSKFIEMLGLELGLLELHPVKKNVVLVSEDHRKISEALYEAGLKYITQSKSTKPADNESADHGSQVGQKKTKTAVQRTFEYQVSYLLNNGKQQPVEEYKPELILREDSSTDLASFVATLVASGTGYLVEGLLRVNSRNNAQAFVDDPHRMANIYINSILLRQCAMDGDRVRVFVMNGPAQAPPADKASDKSDADVKKNTDVSHPDDTMPVESTDELESAELKNNVGFVVAILEKRHKRQCVGKFLPAAAGKKHYRMFAPRDMRIPSMRVFRHDLPNAFLEPNVAGGGSVDAMDPNDVIYQAEIIEWQDEVPIGTILRPIGKCGSLEVENEAILVEYNLDVTPYEDSILAQLPPLPYRIPEEEIARREDLRGECIFTIDPATARDLDDALSCKVLSDGNYEIGVHISDVTYFLHEGSDLDHLVKLRATSIYMVDAVHHMLPKQLCNTCSLLPGQDKLAFSVIWTIRPDDASVLSTRFTRSVINSCAQLSYEHAQLMLDNASGALDEDRLPEILHGQTASGLRDIVNRLQSIAVQIRKRRMDDGCLKINQPKLTFRLDPATGRPLDYGVYQLRASNEMIEDFMLLANMSVAEKISSSFPAISLLRHHRPPSENMMKQLARNLGVLGYTFAFHSSKAIRESMEAIIDSAEHPDAARSVLNVLLSKPMTRANYFCSSFSDSPKDHEHFALAAQMYTHFTSPIRRYADCLVHRVLAASIEVGEVPQRSSDELQRLASICNEKKYNAKLAGDASSQLYFRHWLRMVGEHETLAAVLGCSPHFIDMVLIHTGIAVRVGTKKLSATSSIGVKPMEPVDTFLLFPKDKSIPTLELKLFAKVRVTIKVVNDAIVVTSLLPIVAAPSSTEEGFTEKTVTDLCDDMASARVY, encoded by the exons atgcaaaagaacACCGCGAAACAGATCctaccggaaacggaaaccaggGTACGGACGAGTAAAAGCATCGAAATGGACGAACTCCCTCACGAGCACCAGTTGCTGCTCACTCTGTACATGTTGAGCTCCGCGGCACGTTCGAAATTTATCGAAATGCTGGGTCTAGAGCTCGGCTTGCTGGAGCTGCACCCCGTCAAAAAGAACGTGGTGCTGGTGAGTGAAGATCACCGTAAGATTTCCGAAGCACTGTATGAGGCAGGGTTGAAATACATCACACAGTCGAAGAGCACAAAACCCGCGGATAACGAATCCGCGGACCATGGGTCGCAGGTTGGccagaagaaaacgaagaCAGCCGTACAGAGAACGTTCGAGTATCAGGTTAGCTACCTGCTGAACAATGGAAAGCAACAGCCAGTGGAAGAGTATAAGCCGGAGCTGATACTAAGGGAAGATTCCTCGACTGATCTAGCTTCTTTCGTGGCCACTCTGGTAGCCAGTGGCACTGGTTACCTGGTGGAAGGCTTGCTGCGGGTTAATTCTCGCAACAACGCGCAAGCGTTTGTCGACGATCCGCACCGCATGGCGAATATTTACATAAATTCCATCCTCCTTCGGCAGTGCGCCATGGATGGCGATCGAGTGCGAGTTTTCGTAATGAATGGACCGGCACAGGCACCACCGGCGGATAAAGCGTCGGATAAGTCGGATGCGGatgtgaagaaaaacacagaTGTGAGTCACCCGGATGACACGATGCCCGTCGAATCCACCGATGAACTGGAGTCCGCTGAGTTAAAAAACAATGTTGGGTTTGTGGTGGCGATTCTGGAAAAACGTCACAAACGGCAGTGCGTGGGAAAGTTCCTACCGGCGGCAGCCGGTAAGAAGCACTATCGAATGTTTGCACCACGCGATATGCGTATTCCGTCGATGAGGGTTTTCCGACACGATCTACCCAACGCATTTCTCGAACCGAACGTTGCTGGTGGCGGTTCTGTTGATGCGATGGATCCGAACGACGTTATCTATCAGGCGGAAATCATCGAATGGCAGGATGAAGTACCGATCGGCACAATTCTTCGACCGATCGGCAAGTGCGGCTCGCTGGAGGTAGAAAATGAGGCCATCCTCGTCGAGTACAATCTGGACGTGACGCCCTACGAGGATAGCATTCTGGCGCAGCTGCCACCACTGCCCTACCGCATCCCGGAGGAGGAAATAGCCCGACGAGAGGATCTGAGGGGCGAGTGTATCTTTACGATCGATCCAGCCACGGCCCGTGATCTGGACGATGCCCTCAGCTGCAAAGTGCTGTCGGATGGAAACTACGAAATCGGTGTTCACATCTCCGACGTGACGTACTTCTTGCACGAGGGGTCCGATTTGGATCACCTGGTAAAGCTACGTGCCACTTCCATCTACATGGTTGACGCGGTGCATCACATGCTTCCGAAGCAGTTGTGCAACACCTGTTCGCTGCTGCCGGGCCAGGACAAGCTGGCGTTCTCGGTTATCTGGACGATACGGCCGGACGACGCCAGCGTGCTGAGCACCCGATTCACGCGCAGCGTGATTAACTCGTGCGCCCAACTTTCCTACGAACACGCCCAGCTGATGCTGGACAATGCAAGCGGCGCCTTGGACGAGGATCGGCTGCCAGAGATTCTGCATGGCCAAACGGCGAGCGGATTGCGTGATATCGTCAATCGCCTACAGTCGATCGCGGTGCAAATCAGGAAGCGTCGAATGGACGATGGTTGCCTGAAGATCAACCAACCGAAGCTGACGTTCCGGCTCGATCctgccaccggtcggccgctCGACTATGGCGTGTATCAGTTGCGCGCGAGCAACGAAATGATCGAAGACTTTATGCTGCTGGCCAATATGTCGGTGGCGGAGAAAATTAGTTCTTCATTTCCGGCCATTTCGTTGTTGCGCCAtcaccgaccaccgtcggAAAACATGATGAAACAGCTTGCCCGCAATCTGGGCGTTCTTGGGTACACGTTCGCGTTCCACAGCTCCAAGGCGATACGCGAATCGATGGAGGCGATCATCGATTCGGCCGAGCATCCGGACGCCGCCAGGAGTGTGCTGAATGTGCTGTTATCGAAACCGATGACCCGCGCAAACTATTTCTGCTCTTCGTTCTCCGATTCGCCCAAGGATCACGAGCATTTCGCACTGGCCGCTCAAATGTACACGCACTTTACCAGCCCCATTCGGCGGTACGCCGATTGTCTGGTTCATCGTGTGTTGGCCGCCAGCATCGAGGTCGGCGAGGTGCCGCAACGCTCTTCGGACGAACTGCAGAGACTGGCTTCGATCTGCAACGAAAAGAAGTACAACGCGAAGCTGGCAGGAGATGCCAGTTCACAGCTGTACTTCCGCCACTGGCTGCGAATGGTCGGGGAGCACGAAACGTTGGCTGCCGTGCTGGGATGTTCGCCTCATTTCATCGACATGGTCCTGATCCACACGGGCATTGCGGTCCGGGTAGGAACGAAG aAATTGTCCGCTACATCATCAATTGGCGTTAAACCAATGGAACCAGTGGATACATTTTTGCTGTTTCCGAAGGACAAATCCATCCCCACGCTTGAGCTAAAGCTGTTTGCGAAAGTTCGTGTTACGATCAAAGTCGTTAACGATGCGATTGTCGTGACATCGCTACTGCCCATTGTTGCTGCGCCGTCTTCAACGGAGGAAGGCTTCACTGAGAAGACGGTGACGGATTTGTGTGACGATATGGCGTCAGCTCGGGTGTACTGA
- the LOC128269162 gene encoding protein disulfide-isomerase A3 — MSRRVLLCLCALVAAAFAGEADVLDLTDSDFSTRVAETETTLVMFYAPWCGHCKKLKPEYAKAAELLRGEDPPIALAKVDCTEGGKDTCNKFSVSGYPTLKVFKNGEVSQEFNGPREASGIAKYMKSIVGPASKDLLTLDAFDAFLKVQETSLVGFFKKESDLKAEFLKYADSQRERLRFGHSSVPAVLEKQGETDGVYLFRARQLANKFEPDFVKFEGSSKQELADFVKVNFHGLAGVRTRDSSSDFKNPLVVVYYAVDYVKNPKGTNYWRNRVLKVAKEFVGRVNFAVSSKDDFQHELNEYGYDYTGDKPLVLARDAKNQKFIMKDEFSVENLQAFATELDEGSLEPYVKSEPAPESNDGPVKVAVAKNFDEVVVNNGVDTLVEFYAPWCGHCKKLTPTLEELGTKLKDEDVSIVKMDATANDVAPEFEVRGFPTLYWLPKDAKSNPLRYEGGREVDDFVKYIAKHATSELKGFDRSGNVKKTEL; from the exons ATGTCTCGCCGGGTGCTACTGTGCTTGTGTGCCCTGGTGGCCGCGGCCTTCGCCGGCGAAGCCGATGTTCTCGACTTGACCGATAGTGATTTCTCGACGCGCGTCGCCGAGACGGAAACCACCCTTGTGATGTTCTACGCACCTTG GTGCGGACACTGCAAAAAACTGAAACCGGAGTACGCCAAGGCGGCCGAGCTGCTACGTGGCGAAGATCCTCCGATTGCGCTGGCCAAGGTCGACTGCACGGAAGGAGGTAAGGACACGTGCAACAAGTTCAGCGTCAGCGGATACCCCACGCTGAAAGTGTTCAAGAACGGTGAGGTGTCCCAGGAGTTCAATGGACCCCGGGAAGCCAGCGGTATTGCAAAGTACATGAAATCGATCGTTGGCCCTGCCTCAAAGGATCTGCTGACGCTGGATGCGTTCGATGCTTTCCTCAAAGTGCAGGAAACGTCGCTGGTCGGCTTTTTCAAGAAGGAATCGGATCTGAAGGCTGAGTTCCTCAAGTACGCCGATAGCCAGCGCGAACGTCTACGCTTTGGCCACAGCAGCGTACCGGCGGTGCTCGAGAAGCAGGGAGAAACCGATGGCGTGTATCTGTTCCGTGCCCGTCAGCTGGCGAACAAGTTTGAACCGGACTTTGTCAAGTTCGAGGGCAGCAGCAAGCAGGAGTTGGCTGATTTCGTCAAGGTAAACTTCCACGGATTGGCCGGAGTACGTACGCGCGACTCGTCGAGCGATTTCAAAAACCCGCTTGTGGTCGTGTACTACGCCGTGGACTATGTGAAGAACCCGAAAGGCACCAACTACTGGCGCAACCGTGTGCTGAAGGTGGCGAAGGAGTTCGTGGGTCGCGTCAACTTTGCCGTCAGCTCGAAGGACGACTTCCAGCACGAGCTGAACGAGTACGGATACGATTACACCGGCGACAAGCCCCTGGTGTTGGCCCGCGATGCCAAGAACCAGAAGTTCATCATGAAGGACGAGTTCTCTGTCGAAAATTTGCAAGCATTCGCCACCGAGCTGGATGAGGGTTCCCTCGAGCCGTACGTGAAATCGGAACCGGCGCCGGAAAGCAACGACGGACCGGTGaaggtggccgtggccaagaACTTTGACGAAGTCGTCGTTAACAATGGTGTCGATACGTTGGTCGAATTTTACGCCCCGTGGTGCGGTCACTGCAAGAAGCTCACGCCAACACTGGAGGAGCTTGGCACCAAACTAAAGGACGAGGATGTTTCCATCGTGAAGATGGACGCTACGGCTAACGATGTGGCTCCAGAGTTTGAGGTGCGCGGTTTCCCGACTCTTTACTGGCTGCCCAAGGACGCCAAGAGCAACCCGCTCCGCTACGAAGGTGGTCGGGAGGTCGACGATTTCGTAAAGTACATCGCCAAACACGCCACGAGCGAGCTGAAGGGCTTCGACCGCTCTGGCAACGTCAAGAAAACTGAACTGTAA
- the LOC128278100 gene encoding DNA-directed RNA polymerase III subunit RPC10: MLMFCPTCGNLLLVEEGTDSLRFSCNTCPYICKIKRKITSRIYPKLKEVDHVMGGSAAWENVDSTSTVCPACSHKLAYYMQIQTRSADEPMTTFFKCCKQTCGHLWRE, encoded by the exons ATGTTAATGTTCTGCCCTACTTGTGGCAATTTGCTGCTCGTGGAAGAAGGTACCGATTCGTTACGCTTCTCTTGTAACACGTGTCCGTATATATGTAAGATAAAGCGGAAAATTACAAGCCGCATTTACCCGAAGCTGAAG GAAGTTGATCATGTAATGGGCGGATCTGCTGCCTGGGAAAACGTGGATTCAACCAGCACCGTGTGCCCAGCGTGCTCTCATAAGCTTGCGTACTACATGCAAATCCAAACTCGATCCGCCGATGAACCGATGACAACGTTCTTCAAGTGCTGCAAACAAACCTGTGGTCATCTGTGGCGCGAATAG
- the LOC128267629 gene encoding mitochondrial inner membrane protease subunit 2: protein MRFPTFLKSLLLGVPVGVTLLDAVGYVARVEGISMQPTLNPDATVTDYVFLSRWAVRNMDVQRGDVISLISPKDPSQKIIKRVVALQGDVIATLGYKVPYVKIPEGHCWVEGDNTGNSLDSATFGPVSLGLVTARAVHIVWPPSRWQHLPSTVPKTRVPITLGKRSAADGSNGSSNSHTASSSSNSNASSIVSP from the exons ATGCGATTTCCGACCTTCCTTAAATCGCTGCTCCTCGGCGTTCCTGTTGGCGTGACGCTACTCGACGCTGTTGGTTATGTGGCTCGCGTCGAAGGTATTTCTATGCAACCCACCCTCAACCCGGACGCCACCGTCACGGATTATGTGTTCCTTTCGCGCTGGGCCGTACGAAATATGGACGTGCAGAGGGGAGATGTAATTTCCCTGATCTCACCCAAAGATCCCAGTCAGAAGATTATCAAGCGTGTTGTCGCACTCCAGGGAGACGTGATCGCCACGCTAGGATACAAAGTTCCGTACGTTAAGATACCGGAAGGACACTGCTGGGTCGAAGGGGATAATACAG GCAACTCTTTAGATTCGGCAACATTCGGTCCAGTTTCTCTTGGATTGGTAACGGCCCGAGCGGTTCACATCGTTTGGCCTCCGTCACGGTGGCAGCATCTTCCTTCGACTGTACCGAAAACGAGAGTTCCTATAACACTGGGTAAACGATCGGCAGCCGATGGCAGTAACGGCTCAAGCAATAGTCACAcggctagcagcagcagcaacagtaacgCTTCTTCCATTGTTTCTCCTTAA
- the LOC128278099 gene encoding threonylcarbamoyl-AMP synthase: MSIVRQTIAKLLVQKSVQGSTTRSKMNGFINIEEDQKPGTDTAPVIPISNNVAIRQAANLLESGQVIALPTDTVYGLACSANNPAAIQQLYAIKGRHGQKPVAICVADFDDLRYWGQADHLSDKLLQQLLPGAVTIVVRKSSHLDNPFLNPGVEKIGIRIPDFQFIRDVSRAFRYPIALTSANKSACQSTLNVHEFQCLWSSLGAVFDGGQLGLSEEQRAASTVIDLSEVGSYRLIRAGVAAEHTKRVVEKFNFFANH; encoded by the coding sequence ATGAGCATTGTGAGGCAAACTATTGCTAAGCTATTAGTGCAGAAATCAGTTCAAGGCAGCACGACCCGTTCAAAGATGAATGGGTTCATAAACATCGAGGAAGACCAGAAACCGGGTACAGATACGGCACCGGTCATACCGATCTCCAACAATGTCGCGATTCGCCAGGCTGCTAACCTGCTCGAATCCGGCCAAGTGATTGCCCTGCCGACCGATACCGTTTACGGTTTAGCTTGCAGTGCCAATAATCCCGCCGCCATCCAGCAATTGTACGCCATCAAAGGGCGGCACGGCCAAAAGCCTGTGGCAATATGCGTTGCCGACTTTGACGACCTACGCTACTGGGGGCAGGCGGACCATCTTTCGGACAAGCTCCTGCAGCAACTATTGCCCGGGGCAGTCAccattgtggttcggaaatcGTCTCATTTGGACAACCCTTTCCTGAACCCTGGTGTGGAAAAGATTGGCATTCGAATACCAGACTTCCAGTTCATCCGGGACGTGTCGCGTGCGTTTCGTTACCCGATTGCACTAACGAGCGCCAACAAGAGCGCATGCCAAAGCACACTGAATGTGCACGAGTTCCAGTGCCTGTGGTCCAGCTTGGGAGCGGTTTTCGATGGTGGGCAGCTAGGACTATCGGAGGAACAACGTGCGGCATCAACGGTGATCGACTTATCTGAGGTCGGATCGTACCGCTTGATACGAGCTGGAGTAGCTGCGGAACACACCAAGCGAGTTgtggaaaaatttaatttctttgcCAACCATTAA
- the LOC128267424 gene encoding protein Aatf — MAKKPLTLSDKISKLFIPDAGSGSEESGDETAPKFSEFDEGPDDPERSSALSEIRKRNIKFLEDIDQKYEGAISSRKEAFGDEEASDEDGGDDFDEDSVTEDDTDGDENVAPTKEKRKSILFIKQPSSDEEGSDEAGGDEEAESNPEEHTEESDYEDESVQDYTQPKEPSEQRTKLITDENRQEAIGKGLAVQNQLKLWERMLEMRIKVQPCLVSANSLPTGEAFEKFRTDSDQFRKKANQATKTVTEALDALLSLQEKLFEGFSATKHLLKSGSKRKSSSSSGSSNAKRASVNEYEKCLASRANDMAEYRNSVLLKWHDRTKIAASVRNQKQSVSVVKKIEDSLINREELVRKTQLYRGGHKLLGRPEETKTDEAKSAQGNASDPDQTETPVYDGEIYDDSDFYHQLLRELIEYKTNTTDSPQEIANKLVELQKLRSKMKKNVDTRATKGRKIRYVVHNKLVNFMAPVPDYEWTDEAKDELFGSLFGKISASTTE; from the exons ATGGCGAAAAAACCACTCACACTCTCGGACAAGATAAGTAAACTGTTTATCCCGGAtgcgggttcgggttcggaaGAATCTGGAGATGAAACGGCGCCCAAGTTCAGTGAATTTGATGAAGGGCCGGACGATCCGGAACGCAGTTCCGCCCTGAGTGAGATTCGCAAGCGGAACATCAAGTTTCTCGAGGATATCGATCAAAAGTATGAAGGAGCCATCTCGTCGCGAAAGGAAGCTTTCGGAGACGAAGAGGCCAGCGATGAGGATGGAGGAGACGACTTTGATGAGGACAGTGTTACTGAAGACGATACTGACGGCGATGAGAATGTAGCACCCACCAAAGAGAAACGAAAGTCTATTCTCTTCATAAAGCAACCCTCTAGCGACGAGGAAGGATCAGATGAAGCAGGCGGCGATGAGGAAGCGGAATCGAATCCGGAGGAACACACGGAAGAATCCGACTACGAAGATGAATCAGTACAAGACTACACACAACCGAAGGAACCGAGCGAACAAAGGACTAAGCTGATCACGGATGAAAATCGCCAAGAAGCGATAGGAAAAGGTTTGGCCGTGCAAAACCAGCTGAAGCTGTGGGAACGGATGCTGGAGATGCGCATCAAAGTGCAACCGTGTTTGGTATCGGCCAACAGCTTACCGACGGGTGAGGCATTCGAAAAATTCCGCACCGATAGTGACCAGTTTCGGAAGAAGGCCAACCAAGCGACAAAGACCGTCACAGAGGCGCTTGATGCGCTTCTTTCACTTCAGGAGAAACTGTTCGAAGGGTTCTCGGCAACAAAGCACCTACTCAAAAGCGGTTCAAAGAGAAAGTCATCGTCGAGCAGCGGCTCGTCCAATGCGAAACGTGCCTCGGTGAATGAGTACGAAAAGTGCCTTGCCAGCCGAGCCAACGATATGGCCGAATATAGGAATAGCGTACTGTTGAAATGGCACGATCGTACGAAAATTGCCGCTAGTGTGCGGAACCAGAAgcagtcggtgtcggtggtgaagaaaatcgaagaCAGTCTCATAAACCGCGAAGAGCTAGTGCGGAAAACGCAGCTGTACCGCGGAGGTCACAAATTGCTTGGACGTCCTGAAGAAACCAAGACGGATGAAGCAAAGAGTGCGCAAGGCAACGCATCCGATCCAGACCAAACGGAAACCCCCGTTTACGATGGGGAAATATACGACGATTCCGATTTCTATCATCAGCTGCTGCGGGAGCTAATAGAATACAAAACTAACACCACCGATAGCCCACAGGAGATTGCGAACAAGTTGGTGGAATTGCAGAAATTGcgaagcaaaatgaaaaagaatgtCGACACGCGCGCGACCAAGGGACGAAAAATACG GTATGTGGTGCACAATAAGTTAGTCAATTTCATGGCCCCAGTTCCGGACTACGAGTGGACGGACGAAGCGAAAGATGAGCTGTTTGGGTCGCTGTTTGGTAAAATTTCTGCATCCACCACTGAATGA
- the LOC128267781 gene encoding poly(A)-specific ribonuclease PARN-like → MEVTTKNFAEQLPAIREAIQNASFFAFDCEFTGLASDRLIFPFDTPEEVYQKTIEASPQYIIVQFGLCAFRVEPASEGSASPRLTYKCYNFYCYPKNRTSVFSCQGESLRFLADHGFDFNKLFREGLSFATEAEAERLRSDLKERQATRAAALQAAADGNPEGAESDVNMVPVPAEHQEQIDETAAKIEAFLKSDDAELIVDNCNGFQRKLIYQMIEHRFQQQVSTSTVTLENNHKCIKVERKRSPEEDKAFEEKRIAQENEELQNTIGLSLVLQELSKARKLVIGHNILLDLLYTIRQFFKPLPTDYKEFKKLTKEIFPLLLDTKYLCTNAEIKVNVNSSILAHVYEAVSKEPFSIPTVTSELPNHQYTGEDQKQHEAGYDAYLTGLCFLGLVSRFKVDLENLTKNSTLKQYMNRIFIARLVDNNYINLNGKEPTHSRDHIFYVTFPETWRTGDIMGKFKPFGSVHISWLNNTSAFVSLHNRIASSLVLKTIGYHSGFSVHSFAQFLEMKLQRLGFKRRRNDSGSGGAGSQGESHAGAAKRANTNAEKEREEKDEKIGATDGSHVWAAGKRNDEADDDAGGWTTVKRARKTFNTSDDW, encoded by the exons ATGGAAGTGACAACGAAAA aCTTCGCGGAACAGCTGCCCGCGATTCGCGAGGCGATCCAGAACGCGTCCTTTTTTGCATTCGACTGCGAGTTCACGGGCCTAGCGTCGGACCGgcttatttttccttttgATACACCGGAAGAGGTGTACCAGAAGACGATCGAAGCGAGTCCACAGTACATCATCGTTCAGTTCGGTTTGTGCGCGTTCCGCGTCGAACCGGCAAGCGAGGGCTCCGCGTCACCACGGCTAACGTACAAGTGCTACAATTTCTATTGTTAcccgaaaaaccgaaccagTGTGTTTAGTTGCCAGGGCGAAAGCCTTCGGTTTCTGGCCGACCATGGGTTCGACTTTAACAAACTGTTCCGGGAGGGTCTCTCGTTcgcaaccgaagccgaagcggaGCGGCTGCGTTCGGACTTAAAGGAGCGACAAGCGACCCGGGCTGCCGCATTGCAAGCGGCAGCAGACGGCAACCCGGAAGGCGCTGAGTCGGACGTCAACATGGTACCCGTGCCGGCGGAACATCAGGAGCAGATTGACGAAACGGCTGCAAAGATAGAAGCATTTTTGAAGTCGGACGATGCGGAACTCATCGTGGATAACTGCAACGGATTTCAGCGCAAGCTAATCTACCAGATGATCGAACATCGCTTCCAGCAGCAAGTATCTACCTCAACGGTAACGCTGGAGAACAACCACAAATGCATTAAGGTGGAGCGGAAACGATCGCCCGAGGAAGACAAGGCATTCGAGGAGAAGCGCATAGCACAGGAGAACGAAGAATTGCAGAACACCATCGGTCTGTCGTTGGTTCTGCAAGAGCTGTCGAAGGCGCGCAAGTTAGTCATCGGTCACAACATCTTGCTGGATCTGCTCTACACTATCCGGCAGTTCTTCAAGCCCCTCCCAACGGACTACAAGGAGTTTAAGAAGCTGACAAAGGAAATCTTTCCTCT ATTGCTCGATACCAAGTACCTGTGCACGAACGCAGAAATTAAGGTGAACGTCAATTCGTCAATCTTGGCACACGTCTACGAAGCGGTAAGCAAGGAGCCATTTTCAATACCGACGGTCACTTCCGAGCTGCCAAATCATCAGTACACCGGAGAAGATCAGAAGCAACACGAAGCGGGATACGATGCGTACCTTACGGGACTTTGCTTTTTGGGGCTCGTAAGCCGCTTCAAGGTGGACCTGGAAAACCTCACCAAAAATTCCACATTGAAGCAATACATGAACAG GATCTTCATTGCGCGACTGGTGGACAACAATTACATCAATCTCAATGGCAAAGAGC CCACACACTCGCGGGATCATATATTCTACGTAACATTTCCGGAAACCTGGCGCACCGGGGACATTATGGGCAAGTTTAagccgttcggttcggtgcacATTAGCTGGCTGAATAATACGTCGGCCTTCGTATCGCTGCACAACCGGATCGCGTCCAGCTTGGTGCTGAAAACGATCGGCTACCATAGCGGGTTCAGTGTGCACAGCTTTGCTCAGTTCTTGGAAATGAAACTGCAA CGCCTTGGATTtaaacgacgacgaaacgatTCGGGTAGTGGTGGAGCAGGAAGCCAGGGAGAGAGCCACGCCGGTGCTGCGAAGCGCGCCAACACCAAcgcggaaaaagaaagagaagaaaaagacgAAAAAATAGGGGCTACCGATGGGAGCCACGTGTGGGCAGCGGGTAAACGCAATGACgaagccgacgacgatgcaggCGGCTGGACGACGGTGAAGAGAGCCCGTAAAACGTTCAACACCAGCGACGATTGGTAG